Genomic DNA from Comamonas resistens:
GCGCGTTCTTCGTCATCATGGCCTGCCGGTTCGCCAAGCTCAACCTCGTTGAGCCGCGCGATATCGAATGGCTCAAGAACGTCAACAAGATGATCGACGGCGACGACCATGACATGCCCGAACAAGGCAAGTACAACGGCGGCCAGAAGCTGCTGTTCTGGGGTCTGGTGATCGGCATGCTGCTCATCGTGACCACGGGCTTTATGATGTGGCGCGCCTGGTGGACCTTGCCCATTGATGTGGTGCGAGCCGCTTCGGTGGTGCACGCCATTGCCGCCGTGTGGATGATTGGCCTGATCATCATGCACGTGTATGCCGCCATCTGGACCCGGGGCACCATTCGGGCCATGCTTTATGGCACAGTGACCCGTGCCTGGGCCAAGCAGCACCATCGCGGCTGGTACCGCAAGATGACGGGTGACAACGACTAAGACCTTTAGTCTCATCCCCTAGCAACCCAGCCGCCAAGCGTTTACCGGCGCTCGGCGGCTGCTTCATTTGGAAACCCTGTCAATGCAACGCATTCTTCAACCTGGCGAGATCGAAGCGCTGGATCACACCAGCTTCCCCCGCGTTCTTCTGCCACAGGCCAGCATCCTGTTTGCCGAGCGCGCCGCGCGCCTGCGCCAGCTCGCCAATGGCAACCCCATTGCCGACTATCTGCTGTTTGTCGCGCAAATCATGGATGCGCAGCACAAGGCGGCCACCAGCAGCGCCGTTGCAGCACCAGACGCCGAAATCATTGCGCGCGCGCAGCAGCACTCCATGCCCTTGCTGCCCGCCGTCGACCATATCGACCCCGCGTGGCAAGCCGTGCTGGATACTATGCTCGATAGCCTGCAATCCGGCGACCAGGCTCTGCCCGAGCCCCTGCAACCGCTGATCCAGGAGCTGCGCGCCATGGGCAGCACCGAGCGCGACGACATTGCCAAAAAGCTGCTGCAAAAAGAAGTAGCCGCCCGCCATGTCGGCATGGCCCCCTTCATCATGGCGGCCCTGCAAGTCGTGTTCACCAAGCGCGCTGCCGACATTGCCCTGCGCGATGTTCCCATGACGGACCCCGCCAGCATCTGCCCCATCTGCGCCAGCGAACCCGTTGCCAGCGTCATCCGCATCGGCGGCAAGATGGCTGGCCATCGCTATCTGCATTGCGGCACCTGCGCTTGCGAATGGCAGATGGTGCGTGTCAAATGCTCGCACTGCGAATCGACCAAGGGCATCCACTATCAAGGTGTCGACGGCGCTGGCGAAGCCGTACTGGCCGAAACCTGCGACGAATGCGGCAGCTACCGCAAGATCGTGAACCAGGAAAAAGACCCCATGGTTGACCCATTGGCCGACGATCTGGCCAGCCTTATGCTGGATCTGCTGATGAGCGAGACGCCCTTTCAGCGTGCCAGTGCCAACCCCCTGCTCTTCGTCGCCGTGGCCCAAGAGCGTCAAGACGAGGCCGACACCGGCCTGATCGATCCTGCAGCCTGAAGGCACAGCTCGGAACCATTCAGGCTCTGGGCCACAATAGCAAGGGCGGCGGGATGCAATCCGGCCGCCCTTTTGCATAGCCCTTCGCAGCACGGTTCATCTTTGACCCAAGCCCCTCTTTGAATCGCATCGTCTCGAAACCTGTTCAAAGTCGCTCTCCTCTATCGCACCTCATGCAGTCCACCGCCGATTCCTCGCAAGCCCAGCAGCCTCTCATCAACCACCCATCGCAACTGCCGGCCGTGGACAAGCTGCTGCTGAGCGAGGCCATGCAGCAGCTGCGCCAGCACTACGGCCTGGACGCCTGCACCCAGGCCGTGCGCGAGGTCATTGGCGAGCTGCGCACACGCGTGCTGGCGGGCGAGGCACTGCCTTTGGACCACTCCCAGATGCTGGCGATGGCTCGGCAGCGGCTGGAAAAGCGCTTTGCCCCACGGCTGCGCCCGGTCTTCAACCTCACGGGAACCGTGCTGCACACCAACCTGGGTCGCGCCCTGCTGCCTCAGGCGGCCATTGATGCCGTGGTGCAGGCCATGAGCGCTCCGGCCAATCTTGAATACGATCTGGAAGACGGCGGACGCGGCGACCGGGATGACCTGGTCGAGTCGCTGATCTGCGAGCTGACGGGGGCCGAAGCCGCCACCATCGTCAACAACAATGCTGCGGCCGTGCTGCTGGTGCTGTCCACTCTGGCTCTGAACAAGGAAGTCATCGTCTCCCGTGGCGAGCTGGTGGAGATAGGCGGCGCTTTCCGCATCCCCGACGTGATGACGCGTGCAGGCGCCAGGCTGGTGGAAGTTGGCACCACCAACCGCACCCATGAGAAGGACTATGCAGGCGCCATCGGCGACAACACCGCCGCGCTGATGAAGGTGCACTGCAGCAACTACGCCATCACCGGATTCACCAAATCCGTCAGCGATGCCGATGTGGCTCGCATCGCGCGTGAGCATCAGCTGCCCAGCTTTGTAGATCTGGGCAGCGGCACGCTGGTTGATCTGCGCGACTGGGGCCTGCCGCATGAAGTCACCGTGCGCGAGACCGTGGAGTCTGGTGCCGACATCGTCACCTTCAGCGGCGACAAGCTGCTGGGCGGCCCTCAGGCCGGCATCATCGTCGGCAGGAAGGCGCTGATCGCGCAAATCAAAAAAAACCCGCTCAAGCGCGCACTGCGCGTGGGCAAGATCACCATGGCCGCGCTGGAGCCCACGTTGCGCCTGTACCTCCATCCCGAAAAACTGGCGCAGGAACTGACCACGCTGCGCCTGTTCACCCGCAAGGCCGCCGATATGCAAGCGCAGGCCGAGCAGCTGCAAGCGCCGCTGCAAGCCGCCCTGGATAATGCCTTCAATAAGGCGTTCGTCGTAGAGACGGCGCCCATGACCAGCCAGATCGGCAGCGGCGCCCTGCCCGTGGAAAGCCTGCCCAGCCATGGGCTCAAGATCCATCCCGCCAGCGGCAAGCAGGCCGGACGCCAATTGACCGAGCTGGAAGCCCGCCTGCGCGCGCTGCCGCGCCCCGTGATCGGAAGGCTGCATGACGACGCGCTATGGCTGGATCTGCGCTGCCTCGAAACCTCGGCTCAGTCAGAATGGCTGGAGCAACTGCCCGGGTTGGCACGGCAGCGCAAGGTTTGACATCGAAAACCGTAGCTGCTTGCGCTTGATGGGTATGCGCTACAGGCCAATTTCACCCTAAGATATTTCAAGATTTCGATAGGCAGACTTCATGATCATTGGCACAGCAGGCCATATCGACCACGGCAAGACCACCCTGGTGGGCGCACTCACCGGAGTTGAAACCGACCGTCTCAAGGAAGAAAAGGCGCGTGGCATCTCCATCGAGCTCGGTTATGCCTATGCGCCTCTACCCAATGGCGATGTGCTGGGCATCATCGACGTGCCCGGCCATGAGAAATTCGTGCACACCATGGCCGCCGGCGCCGTGGGCATTGACCATGCACTGCTGGTGATCGCGGCCGATGACGGCATCATGCCGCAGACTCTGGAGCATCTGGAAATCCTGCAACTACTGGGCGTGAAGCAAGGCACGGTGGCCCTCACCAAGGTGGACCGCGTGCCGCGTGAGCGCATCGATGAGGTGCGCGAGGAAATCGCCGCCATTCTGTCGGTGACGGCTCTTGCAGATTCACCGATTTTCGAGACTGCAGCCGCCCAGCCCAGCGACCCTGGCGTCTGGGCGCTGCGCCAGCACCTGGACCTGCAGGCTCAGCAAATGCCCGCACGTGCACGGGATGGCCTGTTTCGCCTGGCCGTGGATCGCGTCTTCACGCTGCCCGGCCAGGGCACGGTGGTCACAGGCACCGTCTTTGGCGGGCAGGTCAAGGTGGGCGACACGCTGATCCACTCCGCCAGCGGCCAAAGCGTGCGGGTGCGAAGCATCCATGCGCAGAATCAGGCCAGTGAATCCGGCGTGGCCGGCCAGCGCTGCGCTCTCAACCTCGCAGGCATCGCCAAGGACGAAATCGAGCGCGGCGACTGGATGGCCGATGCACGCGTGCTGCAGGCCACTCAGCGTATCGATCTTCATCTGCATCTGCTGACCGAGGCACCACCCATGCAGCAGTGGACACCGGTTCATGTCCATCTGGGCACGCGCCGCACCACGGGCCATATCGCCCTGCTGCAGGACAGCGCCATCGACCCGGGCACCGAAGCACGGGTGCAACTGGTGCTGGACACCCCTGTCTTCACCGTGCCCGGCGACCGTCTGATCCTGCGCAACGCCCAGGCCAGCCGCACCATTGCCGGCGGCA
This window encodes:
- a CDS encoding formate dehydrogenase subunit gamma; the encoded protein is MKRNPRDLVRYNASERANHWVVGICFILLALSGLAFFHPAFFWLTNLFGGGPWTRILHPYIGVVMGAFFVIMACRFAKLNLVEPRDIEWLKNVNKMIDGDDHDMPEQGKYNGGQKLLFWGLVIGMLLIVTTGFMMWRAWWTLPIDVVRAASVVHAIAAVWMIGLIIMHVYAAIWTRGTIRAMLYGTVTRAWAKQHHRGWYRKMTGDND
- the selA gene encoding L-seryl-tRNA(Sec) selenium transferase, whose amino-acid sequence is MQSTADSSQAQQPLINHPSQLPAVDKLLLSEAMQQLRQHYGLDACTQAVREVIGELRTRVLAGEALPLDHSQMLAMARQRLEKRFAPRLRPVFNLTGTVLHTNLGRALLPQAAIDAVVQAMSAPANLEYDLEDGGRGDRDDLVESLICELTGAEAATIVNNNAAAVLLVLSTLALNKEVIVSRGELVEIGGAFRIPDVMTRAGARLVEVGTTNRTHEKDYAGAIGDNTAALMKVHCSNYAITGFTKSVSDADVARIAREHQLPSFVDLGSGTLVDLRDWGLPHEVTVRETVESGADIVTFSGDKLLGGPQAGIIVGRKALIAQIKKNPLKRALRVGKITMAALEPTLRLYLHPEKLAQELTTLRLFTRKAADMQAQAEQLQAPLQAALDNAFNKAFVVETAPMTSQIGSGALPVESLPSHGLKIHPASGKQAGRQLTELEARLRALPRPVIGRLHDDALWLDLRCLETSAQSEWLEQLPGLARQRKV
- the fdhE gene encoding formate dehydrogenase accessory protein FdhE, with protein sequence MQRILQPGEIEALDHTSFPRVLLPQASILFAERAARLRQLANGNPIADYLLFVAQIMDAQHKAATSSAVAAPDAEIIARAQQHSMPLLPAVDHIDPAWQAVLDTMLDSLQSGDQALPEPLQPLIQELRAMGSTERDDIAKKLLQKEVAARHVGMAPFIMAALQVVFTKRAADIALRDVPMTDPASICPICASEPVASVIRIGGKMAGHRYLHCGTCACEWQMVRVKCSHCESTKGIHYQGVDGAGEAVLAETCDECGSYRKIVNQEKDPMVDPLADDLASLMLDLLMSETPFQRASANPLLFVAVAQERQDEADTGLIDPAA
- the selB gene encoding selenocysteine-specific translation elongation factor, encoding MIIGTAGHIDHGKTTLVGALTGVETDRLKEEKARGISIELGYAYAPLPNGDVLGIIDVPGHEKFVHTMAAGAVGIDHALLVIAADDGIMPQTLEHLEILQLLGVKQGTVALTKVDRVPRERIDEVREEIAAILSVTALADSPIFETAAAQPSDPGVWALRQHLDLQAQQMPARARDGLFRLAVDRVFTLPGQGTVVTGTVFGGQVKVGDTLIHSASGQSVRVRSIHAQNQASESGVAGQRCALNLAGIAKDEIERGDWMADARVLQATQRIDLHLHLLTEAPPMQQWTPVHVHLGTRRTTGHIALLQDSAIDPGTEARVQLVLDTPVFTVPGDRLILRNAQASRTIAGGMVLDPYAPARKRRSAERMAYLDAMEQLATHGDFAALIVQAPHGVALSQLMRLSGHALDAAAPLPGTVALPIGSGVAGDALVLDEQRWLALQQQMLQTLSRFHEKSPDEPGVNAARLRRMALPGLQQAAHDVLYQALIDTLLTQKRLASSGAWLHLPEHRVQLSKAEQALAQKLLPAIDAGRFDPPWVRDLARDHGAGEEVVRQLLKKLSRQGLLFQVVKDLFYAPARMDELAALIAELAQASNNGEVEARAFRDATDLGRKRAIQILEFFDRIGYTRRVRDAHMLRPDVKWQISQASNTSGL